A genomic window from Streptomyces sp. WMMC940 includes:
- a CDS encoding SURF1 family protein → MYRFLLTPRWWGINVFVALAIPFCIFMGTWQLGRFEDRVDTHRAAEQRPEPGERAAAPLAELLPVDKNTSGRLATAAGRYGEQFLVPGRELDGRRGSYVLTLLHTDGGRALPVVRGWLPTGATPPPAPAGEVTVTGALQASETQGSEGVRTAGGLPSGQLGMISAASLVNLVPDDVYDAWITLTTAPDGMRPVPAAAPQGSGLDLKAFQNLGYTLEWFAFAGFVLFMWFRFVRREAEAAKDQALGIDPV, encoded by the coding sequence GTGTACCGGTTCCTGCTGACGCCCCGCTGGTGGGGGATCAATGTCTTCGTCGCACTGGCGATCCCTTTCTGCATCTTCATGGGGACCTGGCAGCTCGGCCGGTTCGAGGACCGCGTCGACACCCACCGGGCCGCCGAGCAGCGCCCGGAGCCGGGCGAACGCGCCGCGGCACCGCTCGCGGAGCTGCTGCCGGTGGACAAGAACACCTCGGGGCGGCTCGCCACGGCCGCCGGCAGGTACGGCGAGCAGTTCCTCGTGCCGGGCCGGGAACTGGACGGTCGGCGCGGCTCGTACGTTCTGACGCTGCTCCACACCGACGGCGGCAGGGCGCTGCCGGTGGTGCGGGGCTGGCTGCCCACCGGGGCGACGCCACCGCCCGCTCCCGCCGGTGAGGTGACGGTCACGGGGGCGCTGCAGGCCTCGGAGACACAGGGCAGCGAAGGGGTGCGCACTGCGGGCGGCCTGCCGAGCGGCCAGCTCGGCATGATCAGCGCCGCCTCGCTGGTGAACCTCGTCCCGGACGATGTGTACGACGCGTGGATCACGCTCACCACGGCGCCGGACGGGATGCGTCCGGTGCCTGCGGCCGCGCCGCAGGGCAGCGGTCTCGACCTCAAGGCGTTCCAGAACCTGGGCTACACGCTGGAGTGGTTCGCCTTCGCCGGCTTCGTGCTGTTCATGTGGTTCCGCTTCGTCCGCCGCGAGGCGGAGGCGGCCAAGGACCAGGCGCTCGGTATCGACCCGGTGTGA
- a CDS encoding SigE family RNA polymerase sigma factor, translating into MAEVLDIAAVAPVRGRAFAPARPLGPPPVRGAGRAPARGITVLPLRVPRPSPVPGRGSGGGMPVIAPMPAAHSAPIPSQRESAEEAVAAGTTVDHLTETYRAHYRSLLGLAALLLDDTASCEDVVQEAFIRVHSARRRVRDPEKTLAYLRQTVVNLSRSALRRRILGLKLLSKPMPDMASAEEGAYDQLERDALIKAMKGLQRRQREVLVLRYFADMTEAQVAETLGVSLGSVKAYGSRGIAALRVAMEATA; encoded by the coding sequence GTGGCAGAAGTACTCGACATCGCCGCGGTGGCCCCGGTCCGCGGCAGGGCGTTCGCCCCGGCCCGGCCCCTGGGCCCGCCTCCGGTCCGGGGCGCCGGTCGGGCTCCGGCGCGCGGCATCACGGTGCTCCCGCTCCGGGTGCCCCGCCCTTCGCCCGTCCCGGGCAGGGGCTCCGGCGGCGGGATGCCGGTGATCGCTCCCATGCCGGCTGCGCACTCTGCCCCCATACCGTCCCAGCGCGAGAGCGCTGAGGAGGCGGTGGCCGCGGGCACCACGGTCGACCATCTCACCGAGACCTACCGCGCCCACTACCGGTCGCTGCTCGGTCTCGCGGCCCTGTTGCTGGACGACACCGCGTCCTGCGAGGACGTCGTCCAGGAGGCGTTCATCCGCGTCCACTCGGCGCGCCGCCGCGTCCGCGACCCGGAGAAGACCCTCGCCTATCTGCGGCAGACGGTCGTCAATCTGTCACGGTCCGCGCTGCGCCGGCGGATCCTCGGGCTGAAGCTGCTCTCCAAACCGATGCCCGACATGGCGAGCGCGGAGGAGGGCGCGTACGACCAGCTGGAGCGGGACGCGCTCATCAAGGCCATGAAGGGCCTCCAGCGGCGGCAGCGCGAGGTGCTGGTGCTCCGCTACTTCGCCGACATGACGGAGGCCCAGGTCGCCGAGACGCTCGGCGTATCGCTGGGCTCGGTGAAGGCATACGGCTCACGGGGCATCGCGGCCTTGCGCGTCGCCATGGAGGCCACGGCATGA
- a CDS encoding aspartate-semialdehyde dehydrogenase: MNRKPTLAVVGATGAVGAVMLQIVSQRADVWGEIRLVASPRSAGRKLAVRGEETEVVALSEAALTGVDVALFLVPAPVAAQWAPVAVAKGAVVVDNSAAFRLDHDVPLVVPEINPHAVRLRPRGIVASPGCTTLAMIVTVGALHAEFCVDELVVSALQAVSGAGQCGVEALRTQLALVADTELGTGPGDVRRAVGDGLGPFPAPTALNVVPWSGALEDDGWSSEEVAIRAETRKLLDLPELRVSATCVRVPVVTAHSVSVHARFEHEVSVERAHDILATAPGVVLFDDPEAGEFPTPADVVGTDPTWVGRVRRAMDDPRALDLFVCGDNLRKGAALNTAQLAEAIAREF; this comes from the coding sequence ATGAACCGCAAGCCGACGCTCGCGGTCGTGGGTGCGACCGGAGCCGTCGGTGCGGTGATGCTCCAGATCGTGTCCCAGCGAGCGGACGTCTGGGGCGAGATACGCCTGGTCGCCTCACCGCGTTCGGCCGGCCGCAAGCTGGCCGTCCGCGGCGAGGAGACCGAGGTCGTCGCCCTTTCCGAGGCGGCGCTGACGGGGGTCGACGTGGCGCTGTTCCTGGTGCCGGCCCCGGTCGCGGCCCAGTGGGCGCCGGTCGCCGTCGCCAAGGGCGCGGTGGTCGTGGACAACTCGGCCGCCTTCCGGCTGGATCACGACGTCCCCCTCGTCGTACCCGAGATCAATCCGCATGCCGTGCGGCTCCGGCCGCGCGGCATCGTCGCGAGCCCGGGCTGCACCACCCTGGCGATGATCGTCACCGTGGGCGCGCTGCACGCCGAGTTCTGCGTGGACGAACTCGTGGTCTCCGCCCTCCAGGCGGTCAGCGGTGCCGGACAGTGCGGTGTCGAGGCGCTCCGCACCCAGCTCGCGCTGGTCGCGGACACCGAACTGGGCACCGGTCCCGGCGATGTGCGCCGGGCGGTCGGCGACGGACTCGGCCCGTTCCCGGCGCCCACGGCGCTGAACGTGGTCCCCTGGTCCGGGGCGCTCGAGGACGACGGCTGGTCCTCGGAGGAAGTCGCGATCCGTGCCGAGACCCGCAAGCTCCTGGATCTGCCCGAACTCCGGGTCTCCGCGACCTGTGTGCGTGTGCCGGTCGTCACAGCCCACTCGGTCTCGGTGCATGCGCGCTTCGAGCACGAGGTCTCCGTCGAGCGGGCCCACGACATCCTCGCCACGGCGCCGGGCGTGGTGCTCTTCGACGACCCCGAGGCCGGTGAATTCCCCACGCCCGCCGATGTGGTGGGCACCGATCCGACCTGGGTCGGACGCGTCCGGCGGGCCATGGACGACCCGAGGGCCCTGGATCTCTTCGTGTGCGGGGACAACCTCCGCAAAGGTGCGGCCCTGAACACCGCTCAGCTGGCAGAGGCGATCGCCCGCGAATTCTGA